The following are encoded together in the Thermomonas brevis genome:
- a CDS encoding M23 family metallopeptidase, translated as MPRLSPLLLLACLCAVAVAGDGGRDAQAEIVRLRIEPADGEYLAWADNLLAGPIEVRLDVAGGEPPPSQPALPARAGVPAGGSALVARLQTPGGREGWMRLRLRGVPGSSNARPRDVLYLPPLAQPDARIDQGFEGEFSHRDAENRYALDFAAPVGTPVLAARAGIVMQVQDGYRGHGLDYAHDGGRANFIRILHDDGSMALYAHLAEGGMQVRAGERVEAGQRIGLSGNTGYSTAPHLHFAVQVNRGMQLQSIRFRMRGLAE; from the coding sequence ATGCCCCGCCTGTCGCCTCTCCTGCTGCTCGCCTGTCTGTGCGCCGTCGCCGTCGCAGGCGACGGCGGGCGCGACGCGCAGGCGGAGATCGTCCGCCTGCGCATCGAACCGGCCGACGGCGAATACCTGGCCTGGGCGGACAACCTGCTGGCCGGCCCGATCGAAGTCCGACTGGACGTCGCCGGCGGCGAACCGCCGCCCAGCCAGCCGGCGCTGCCCGCGCGCGCCGGGGTGCCGGCCGGCGGCAGCGCGCTGGTGGCGCGCCTGCAGACGCCGGGCGGGCGCGAGGGCTGGATGCGGCTGCGCCTGCGCGGCGTGCCCGGCAGTTCCAACGCGCGGCCGCGCGACGTTCTCTACCTGCCGCCGCTGGCGCAGCCGGACGCGCGCATCGACCAGGGCTTCGAGGGCGAGTTCAGCCACCGGGACGCGGAAAACCGCTACGCGCTGGATTTCGCCGCTCCGGTCGGCACACCGGTGCTGGCCGCCCGCGCCGGCATCGTGATGCAGGTGCAGGACGGTTATCGCGGCCACGGGCTGGACTACGCGCACGACGGCGGGCGCGCCAACTTCATCCGCATCCTGCACGACGACGGCAGCATGGCGCTGTACGCGCATCTGGCCGAAGGCGGGATGCAGGTGCGCGCGGGAGAACGGGTGGAGGCCGGCCAGCGCATCGGCCTGTCCGGCAATACCGGCTACAGCACCGCGCCGCACCTGCACTTCGCGGTGCAGGTGAACCGGGGAATGCAGCTGCAGTCGATCCGCTTCCGCATGCGCGGGCTGGCGGAGTGA
- a CDS encoding L-serine ammonia-lyase has translation MAVSTFDLYKIGIGPSSSHTVGPMRAAARFVSHWLVENGALERTARVRAEVFGSLALTGRGHGTDKAVLMGLEGHWPNEIDPDIIPAALERIRAEKRILLGGLRPIAFDEKRDLVMNKRQKLPFHTNGMRFTAFDADGGEIATRDYYSVGGGFVVNQDEAAEDRIVADTTPLPHPFSSGAELLAECQRSGLTIAQLMFENEKAWRGEDEIRAGLREIWQAMQSCVARGIRAGGTLPGGLHVTRRAPALHAELSARPEAAMRDPLTVLDWVNLYALAVNEENAAGGRVVTAPTNGAAGILPAVGHYYERFCASEKDAAAREAGIFTFLLTAAAVGILYKENASISGAEVGCQGEVGVACSMAAAGLTAALGGTPGQVENAAEIGMEHNLGLTCDPIGGLVQIPCIERNAMGSVKAINASRMALRGDGQHKVSLDKVIKTMRDTGRDMQDKYKETSRGGLAVNVIEC, from the coding sequence ATGGCCGTTTCCACCTTCGACCTCTACAAGATCGGCATCGGTCCCAGTTCCTCGCACACGGTCGGGCCGATGCGCGCCGCCGCCCGCTTCGTCAGCCACTGGCTGGTGGAGAACGGCGCGCTGGAGCGCACCGCGCGGGTACGCGCCGAGGTGTTCGGCTCGCTGGCGCTGACCGGGCGCGGCCACGGCACCGACAAAGCGGTGCTGATGGGGCTGGAAGGCCACTGGCCGAACGAGATCGACCCGGACATCATCCCCGCCGCGCTGGAGCGCATCCGCGCGGAGAAGAGGATCCTCCTCGGCGGCCTCCGCCCCATCGCCTTCGACGAGAAGCGCGACCTGGTGATGAACAAGCGGCAGAAGCTGCCCTTCCACACCAACGGCATGCGCTTCACCGCCTTCGACGCCGACGGCGGCGAGATCGCCACCCGCGATTACTACTCGGTCGGCGGCGGCTTCGTGGTCAACCAGGACGAGGCGGCGGAAGACCGCATCGTCGCCGACACCACCCCGCTGCCGCACCCGTTCTCCAGCGGCGCGGAGCTGCTGGCCGAATGCCAGCGCAGCGGCCTGACCATCGCCCAGCTGATGTTCGAGAACGAGAAGGCCTGGCGCGGCGAGGACGAGATCCGCGCCGGCCTGCGCGAGATCTGGCAGGCGATGCAGTCCTGCGTGGCGCGCGGCATCCGCGCCGGCGGCACCCTGCCCGGCGGGCTGCACGTGACGCGGCGCGCGCCGGCCCTGCACGCCGAGCTGTCGGCGCGGCCGGAGGCGGCGATGCGCGACCCGCTGACCGTGCTCGACTGGGTGAATCTCTATGCGCTGGCGGTGAACGAGGAGAACGCCGCCGGCGGCCGCGTGGTCACCGCGCCCACCAACGGCGCGGCCGGCATCCTGCCCGCCGTCGGCCACTACTACGAGCGCTTCTGCGCCAGCGAGAAGGACGCCGCCGCGCGCGAAGCCGGCATCTTCACCTTCCTGCTCACCGCCGCCGCGGTCGGCATCCTCTACAAGGAGAATGCCTCGATCAGCGGCGCCGAGGTCGGCTGCCAGGGCGAGGTCGGCGTGGCCTGCTCGATGGCCGCCGCCGGCCTGACCGCCGCGCTCGGCGGCACGCCGGGACAGGTCGAGAACGCCGCCGAGATCGGCATGGAGCACAACCTCGGCCTGACCTGCGACCCGATCGGCGGGCTGGTGCAGATCCCCTGCATCGAACGCAACGCGATGGGCTCGGTGAAGGCGATCAACGCCAGCCGCATGGCCCTGCGCGGCGATGGCCAGCACAAGGTGTCGCTGGACAAGGTCATCAAGACCATGCGCGACACCGGCCGCGACATGCAGGACAAGTACAAGGAAACCAGCCGCGGCGGGCTGGCGGTCAACGTGATCGAGTGCTGA
- a CDS encoding glutaredoxin family protein — MALILYQRDHCHLCDLALAALAVARVPEFESVFIDDDDALEARYGLRVPVLRDDARDADLDWPFDADGLRGFCGLE; from the coding sequence ATGGCCCTGATCCTCTACCAGCGCGACCACTGCCACCTGTGCGACCTTGCGCTGGCCGCGCTGGCGGTTGCCCGCGTGCCGGAGTTCGAGAGCGTCTTCATCGACGACGACGACGCGCTGGAAGCGCGCTACGGCCTGCGCGTGCCGGTGTTGCGCGACGATGCGCGCGATGCGGATCTGGATTGGCCGTTCGACGCGGATGGCCTGCGTGGCTTCTGCGGCTTGGAATAG
- a CDS encoding ligand-binding sensor domain-containing diguanylate cyclase, with amino-acid sequence MRRACARLLRCGALLLALTAALPSAALETDKPFRDYVIDTWDVKQGLPQITVPAITQDADGYLWFGTQAGLARFDGVRFRRYSQEEAPNLDSYIQALLADDQRRLWIGTSRGLLVMEDGRFHRIDHAAAGGVADHNFPVRALAMSAGRVLVAGPDGLYTPDGHKLQRLQALSGPALSLLVRKDGVWVGSIGQALRIDGGKVEALPLPAAAAGSAVTTLAQHDGELWAGTNRGLYRLHRGAWLPVSGKLDSAAQTVEAMAADRDGNLWVATSQYLERINRNATQPSERIQNVPGSIAIRSIYEDHDGNLWLGSQTEGVARVWNGYTRRLDGAYGLSNLLLWSIAAAPGGGVYVGSGNGVDLWRDGRFQRAVGGAQLPHPEAYSLLAEPGRLWIGTRAGAALLRNGKVEEPPALAALRNIQVNGILRDHAGRLWFATGDGLFLLAPDGSRLVRYGEAEGLVDVRIRIVHETRDGRLLIGSTRGLYEWRDGRIVATGHQTGLDDDIAVVSFLELADGRWVVGASNGDNLHVFDGKRWHALGNRRNLPTNAPFFLAEDAGNLWVAGMQGVYRLPLAQLDAALKDPQARLNPQLVINSGFDRPGGQQDKCCNGSGNSRGLLQDGQLWLPTREGALQVKLEAATGGEPRQVRIERVLAQGQPHEPGKGVARLPLDARDLRFEFTVPAFQPTQMPQLRYHLDGYDEGWRELDNPTLRSASYVNLPPGRYTFEVADFARPNPLAGAARMQLELPPHLHETLAFRLLAGLFAVSLVWLGYLGLRHRYARQRMVLEQLVQERTRDLQAANARLKEISFTDPLTCLHNRRYLAQQLPIDLSFYERDAAYVSGRDAVVIALLDVDHFKAINDTWGHAAGDRVLEQLGQLLGELKRSGDYVARWGGEEFLLVLRPLARGSLAQIGERLCSRISGHVFDLGNGVEHRLTVSVGLVECPLFPDHPHLLDWEQLVTLADRAMYRVKTTGRNGWMACRPRPDARLPADLSAFQGNPRQLLDSGLLELFGDGNRQPADPPSERTRAAPPSLGQG; translated from the coding sequence TTGCGTCGGGCCTGCGCGCGCCTGCTGCGATGCGGCGCGCTGCTGCTCGCGCTGACGGCGGCCCTGCCGTCGGCCGCGCTGGAGACCGACAAGCCGTTCCGCGACTACGTCATCGATACCTGGGACGTGAAGCAGGGGCTGCCGCAGATCACCGTGCCGGCGATCACCCAGGACGCCGACGGCTACCTGTGGTTCGGCACCCAGGCCGGCCTGGCCCGCTTCGACGGCGTGCGCTTCCGCCGTTACAGCCAGGAGGAAGCGCCCAACCTGGACAGCTACATCCAGGCGCTGCTGGCCGATGACCAGCGGCGGCTGTGGATCGGCACTTCGCGCGGCCTGCTGGTGATGGAGGACGGACGCTTCCACCGGATCGACCATGCCGCCGCGGGCGGCGTGGCCGACCACAACTTCCCGGTGCGCGCGCTGGCGATGTCGGCGGGGCGCGTGCTGGTGGCGGGGCCCGACGGCCTCTACACGCCCGACGGCCACAAATTGCAGCGCCTGCAGGCCCTGTCCGGCCCGGCGCTGAGCCTGCTGGTGCGCAAGGACGGCGTGTGGGTGGGCAGCATCGGCCAGGCGCTGCGGATCGACGGCGGCAAGGTCGAAGCCCTGCCGCTGCCGGCGGCAGCGGCGGGCAGCGCGGTCACCACGCTGGCGCAGCACGACGGCGAGCTTTGGGCCGGCACCAACCGCGGCCTGTATCGCCTGCACCGCGGCGCCTGGCTGCCGGTCAGCGGCAAGCTGGATTCCGCCGCGCAGACCGTGGAAGCCATGGCCGCCGACCGCGACGGCAACCTGTGGGTGGCGACCTCGCAATATCTCGAGCGGATCAACCGCAACGCGACCCAGCCGTCCGAACGCATCCAGAACGTCCCCGGCAGCATTGCCATCCGCTCCATCTACGAAGACCACGACGGCAACCTCTGGCTGGGCAGCCAGACCGAGGGCGTGGCGCGGGTCTGGAACGGCTACACCCGGCGGCTGGACGGCGCCTACGGCCTGTCCAACCTGCTGCTGTGGTCGATCGCCGCCGCGCCCGGCGGCGGCGTGTACGTGGGCAGCGGCAACGGCGTGGACCTGTGGCGCGACGGCCGCTTCCAGCGCGCGGTCGGCGGCGCGCAGCTGCCGCACCCGGAGGCCTACAGCCTGCTGGCGGAACCCGGCCGGCTCTGGATCGGCACCCGCGCCGGCGCCGCGCTGCTGCGCAACGGCAAGGTCGAGGAGCCGCCCGCGCTGGCCGCGCTGCGCAACATCCAGGTCAACGGCATCCTCCGCGACCACGCCGGCCGGCTGTGGTTCGCCACCGGCGACGGCCTGTTCCTGCTCGCCCCGGACGGCAGCCGCCTGGTCCGCTACGGCGAGGCGGAAGGGCTGGTCGACGTGCGCATCCGCATCGTCCACGAGACCCGCGACGGCCGCCTGCTGATCGGCTCCACCCGCGGCCTGTACGAATGGCGCGACGGCAGGATCGTGGCGACCGGCCACCAGACCGGCCTCGACGACGACATCGCCGTCGTCTCCTTCCTCGAACTCGCGGACGGGCGCTGGGTGGTGGGCGCCAGCAACGGCGACAACCTGCACGTCTTCGACGGCAAGCGCTGGCACGCGCTGGGCAACCGCCGCAACCTGCCCACCAACGCGCCGTTCTTCCTCGCCGAGGACGCCGGCAACCTGTGGGTGGCCGGCATGCAGGGCGTCTACCGGCTGCCGCTGGCGCAGCTCGACGCCGCGCTGAAGGACCCGCAGGCGCGGCTGAACCCGCAGCTGGTCATCAATTCCGGCTTCGACCGGCCCGGCGGCCAGCAGGACAAATGCTGCAACGGCTCGGGCAACAGCCGCGGCCTGCTGCAGGACGGGCAGCTGTGGCTGCCGACCCGCGAAGGCGCGCTGCAGGTCAAGCTGGAAGCCGCCACCGGCGGCGAGCCGAGGCAGGTGCGGATCGAACGCGTGCTGGCGCAGGGCCAGCCGCACGAACCCGGCAAGGGCGTCGCGCGGCTGCCGCTGGACGCGCGCGACCTGCGCTTCGAATTCACCGTCCCCGCCTTCCAGCCCACCCAGATGCCGCAGCTGCGCTACCACCTGGACGGCTACGACGAAGGCTGGCGCGAGCTGGACAATCCGACCCTGCGCTCGGCCAGCTACGTCAACCTGCCGCCGGGCCGCTACACCTTCGAGGTCGCCGACTTCGCCCGCCCCAACCCGCTGGCCGGCGCGGCGCGGATGCAGCTGGAGCTGCCGCCGCACCTGCACGAAACCCTTGCCTTCCGCCTGCTGGCCGGGCTGTTCGCGGTATCGCTGGTATGGCTGGGCTACCTCGGCCTGCGCCACCGCTACGCGCGCCAGCGGATGGTGCTGGAGCAGCTGGTGCAGGAGCGCACCCGCGACCTGCAGGCCGCCAACGCCCGGCTCAAGGAAATCAGCTTCACCGACCCGCTCACCTGCCTGCACAACCGCCGCTACCTGGCCCAGCAGCTCCCCATCGACCTGTCGTTCTACGAGCGCGACGCGGCCTATGTCAGCGGGCGCGACGCGGTGGTCATCGCCCTGCTCGACGTCGACCATTTCAAGGCGATCAACGACACCTGGGGCCACGCCGCCGGCGACCGCGTGCTGGAACAGCTCGGCCAGCTACTGGGCGAGTTGAAGCGCAGCGGCGACTACGTGGCGCGCTGGGGCGGCGAGGAGTTCCTGCTGGTGCTGCGCCCGCTGGCGCGCGGCAGCCTGGCGCAGATCGGCGAGCGCCTGTGCTCGCGCATCTCCGGGCACGTGTTCGACCTCGGCAACGGCGTGGAGCACCGGCTGACGGTATCGGTCGGCCTGGTCGAATGCCCGCTGTTCCCGGACCACCCGCACCTGCTCGACTGGGAGCAGCTGGTCACCCTGGCCGACCGCGCCATGTACCGGGTCAAGACCACCGGCCGCAACGGCTGGATGGCCTGCCGCCCGCGGCCGGATGCGCGCCTGCCGGCCGACCTTTCGGCGTTCCAGGGCAATCCGCGCCAGCTGCTGGACAGCGGCCTGCTGGAGCTGTTCGGCGACGGCAACCGCCAGCCGGCGGACCCGCCATCGGAGCGGACGCGCGCGGCGCCTCCGTCCCTGGGCCAGGGATGA
- a CDS encoding putative bifunctional diguanylate cyclase/phosphodiesterase, translating to MRSAVATALRGVLLTGLYFAGAVIALLYLRTPADVTLFWPAAGIGYAMVLRYGLRYALAIPAAQLLLHLLVLPVPLAFLPFSVSGNFFGTLAACAYVASRQPRLRLRISDGFLLLRGGVLLCLVSALTGTLGMYIAGMASAGELPRVYLQWALGDLLGVTATTPCLLLLFARHMRIAPPLPVVASVRERATWIVAMLLALVGGMAIVHDGSLYPLSVATLPLALLLWSAARFPPLFTAVAAMAVTVTLGLTVGIGLGGFNRPELLSDTLQVMSTLIVNSLIPILLVASYHERAETMAALHVRATFDPLTGLLNRDAFEERARARLSRNAGPQTLLYVDLDNFKLVNDATSHAAGDEMLRHVAGLVRDGFDDGALAAHSGGDEFTILAPQDAETAAAAGRRLLERIEDMRVAWQGGNLRATASIGLASSQPPHASFDELLSKVDTACHEAKDLGGNRLLVAGQNAESLRSRSRMMRNALDAREALDQRRFELWCQPIVDLHAPGAGQAHFEVLLRWRDGEGRLRPPAALIAAAERYRLGPRLDRYVLDAVLDWFEAHPQAVPLVEQCGINLGAATLVDEEFAEYVAERFRRSTLQPGQLCLEITETSVVRDLTRTRRFIARMRDLGCRFALDDFGTGFCSFSYLRDLQVDYLKIDGSFVRSLADSRLSEAVVRSITEIAHLLEMRAVGEQVETEAQLEQLQALRVDCAQGYVFQRPVPVGDFFGMPA from the coding sequence ATGCGAAGCGCAGTGGCCACCGCGTTGCGTGGAGTGCTGCTGACCGGCCTGTATTTCGCCGGCGCCGTGATCGCCCTGCTGTACCTGCGCACGCCGGCCGACGTCACCCTGTTCTGGCCCGCCGCCGGCATCGGCTACGCGATGGTGCTGCGCTACGGCCTGCGCTACGCGCTCGCCATCCCCGCCGCGCAGCTGCTGCTGCACCTGCTGGTGCTGCCGGTGCCGCTGGCGTTCCTGCCGTTCTCGGTGTCCGGCAACTTCTTCGGCACCCTGGCCGCCTGCGCCTACGTGGCCAGCCGCCAGCCACGGTTGCGGCTGCGCATCAGCGACGGCTTCCTGCTGCTGCGCGGCGGCGTGCTGCTGTGCCTGGTCAGCGCTCTCACCGGCACGCTCGGGATGTACATCGCCGGCATGGCGAGCGCCGGGGAACTGCCGCGCGTCTACCTGCAATGGGCGCTCGGCGACCTGCTCGGCGTCACCGCCACCACGCCCTGCCTGCTGTTGCTGTTCGCTCGCCACATGCGGATCGCACCGCCGCTGCCGGTGGTCGCCAGCGTGCGCGAACGCGCGACGTGGATCGTGGCGATGCTGCTGGCGCTGGTCGGCGGCATGGCGATCGTCCACGACGGCAGCCTGTATCCGCTGTCGGTCGCCACCCTGCCGCTGGCGCTGCTGCTGTGGTCGGCCGCGCGCTTTCCGCCGCTGTTCACCGCGGTGGCGGCGATGGCCGTCACCGTCACGCTGGGGCTGACCGTGGGCATCGGCCTGGGCGGCTTCAACCGCCCCGAGCTGCTGAGCGACACCCTGCAGGTGATGAGCACGCTGATCGTGAATTCGCTGATCCCGATCCTGCTGGTGGCGTCCTACCACGAGCGCGCGGAGACCATGGCGGCGCTGCACGTCCGCGCCACGTTCGATCCGCTGACCGGCCTGCTCAACCGCGATGCGTTCGAGGAGCGCGCCCGCGCCCGGCTGTCCCGCAACGCCGGCCCGCAGACGCTGCTGTACGTCGACCTGGACAACTTCAAGCTGGTCAACGACGCCACCAGCCATGCCGCCGGCGACGAGATGCTGCGCCACGTGGCGGGGCTGGTGCGCGACGGTTTCGACGACGGCGCGCTGGCCGCGCACAGCGGCGGCGACGAGTTCACCATCCTCGCCCCGCAGGACGCGGAAACGGCGGCCGCGGCGGGGCGCCGCCTGCTGGAGCGGATCGAGGACATGCGGGTGGCGTGGCAGGGCGGCAACCTGCGCGCCACCGCCAGCATTGGTCTCGCCTCCAGCCAGCCGCCGCACGCGAGCTTCGACGAACTGCTGTCGAAGGTGGACACCGCCTGCCACGAGGCCAAGGATCTCGGCGGCAACCGCCTGCTGGTCGCCGGGCAGAACGCCGAAAGCCTGCGCAGCCGCAGCCGGATGATGCGCAACGCGCTGGACGCGCGCGAGGCGCTGGACCAGCGCCGCTTCGAGCTGTGGTGCCAGCCGATCGTGGACCTGCACGCGCCGGGCGCGGGACAGGCGCATTTCGAGGTGCTGCTGCGCTGGCGCGACGGCGAGGGCCGGCTGCGCCCGCCGGCGGCCCTGATCGCCGCCGCCGAACGCTACCGGCTGGGCCCGCGCCTGGACCGCTACGTGCTGGACGCGGTGCTGGACTGGTTCGAGGCGCACCCGCAGGCGGTGCCGCTGGTCGAGCAGTGCGGCATCAACCTCGGCGCGGCCACCCTGGTCGACGAGGAGTTCGCCGAGTACGTGGCCGAGCGGTTCCGCCGCAGCACCCTGCAGCCGGGGCAGCTGTGCCTGGAGATCACCGAGACCAGCGTGGTGCGCGACCTCACCCGCACCCGCCGCTTCATCGCCCGCATGCGCGACCTCGGCTGCCGCTTCGCGCTGGACGACTTCGGCACCGGCTTCTGCTCGTTCAGCTACCTGCGCGACCTGCAGGTGGACTACCTGAAGATCGACGGCAGCTTCGTCCGCAGCCTGGCCGATTCACGGCTGTCGGAAGCGGTGGTGCGTTCGATCACCGAGATCGCGCATCTGCTGGAGATGCGCGCGGTGGGCGAACAGGTCGAAACCGAGGCGCAGCTGGAGCAGTTGCAGGCGCTGCGGGTGGACTGCGCGCAGGGCTACGTGTTCCAGCGCCCGGTGCCGGTCGGCGATTTCTTCGGCATGCCGGCCTGA
- the metX gene encoding homoserine O-succinyltransferase MetX: MNLAERIEAPRQPLPRATDALRPATAAAAAVEADRGSLDVVLALRHAGARRLKLNYELVGPAGAPVVFVAGGISAHRHVAANALDRCPGWAEGLLDAGRTLDPAKLRILAFDYVGADGGIDAPIDTADQADAVALLLDALGIDALEGYVGYSYGALVGLQLAVRHPQRLRRLVAVSGVHRPHPYAAAWRALQRKAVALGRLQCADEQGLSLARQFAMLSYRTPEEFAERFDAPPDICNGQVRVAAEDYLEAAGAKFVARVTATAWLRLSESIDLHRVDPAQVGVPVSVIAVEGDRLVPMADAVELIEGLGGRGRLRVLRSSFGHDAFLKETDRIDALLAGELFGAAARRA, encoded by the coding sequence GTGAACCTTGCCGAACGCATCGAAGCCCCTCGCCAGCCCCTCCCCCGGGCGACGGATGCGCTGCGTCCGGCCACGGCGGCTGCGGCGGCGGTCGAGGCCGACCGCGGCAGTCTCGATGTGGTGCTCGCCCTGCGCCACGCCGGCGCGCGCCGGCTGAAGCTGAACTACGAACTGGTCGGTCCGGCCGGCGCGCCGGTGGTGTTCGTGGCCGGCGGGATCTCCGCGCATCGCCACGTCGCCGCCAACGCGCTGGATCGCTGTCCCGGCTGGGCGGAAGGCCTGCTGGACGCGGGCCGCACGCTGGACCCGGCGAAGCTGCGCATCCTCGCCTTCGACTACGTCGGCGCCGACGGCGGCATCGATGCGCCGATCGACACCGCCGACCAGGCCGACGCCGTCGCCCTGCTGCTGGACGCGCTCGGCATCGACGCGCTGGAAGGCTACGTCGGCTATTCCTACGGTGCGCTGGTCGGCCTGCAGCTGGCGGTGCGGCATCCGCAGCGGCTGCGCCGGCTGGTCGCGGTCAGCGGCGTGCATCGCCCGCATCCCTATGCCGCCGCATGGCGCGCCTTGCAACGCAAGGCAGTGGCGCTGGGCCGCCTGCAGTGCGCGGACGAGCAGGGGCTGTCGTTGGCGCGACAGTTCGCGATGCTGAGCTACCGCACGCCGGAGGAGTTCGCCGAGCGCTTCGACGCGCCGCCGGACATCTGCAACGGGCAGGTGCGGGTGGCCGCCGAGGATTACCTGGAGGCCGCCGGCGCGAAGTTCGTCGCGCGTGTGACCGCCACCGCCTGGCTGCGGCTGTCCGAATCCATCGACCTGCACCGGGTCGATCCCGCGCAGGTCGGCGTGCCGGTGTCGGTGATCGCGGTCGAGGGCGACCGGCTGGTGCCGATGGCCGATGCGGTGGAACTGATCGAAGGGCTCGGCGGCCGCGGCCGGCTGCGCGTGCTGCGTTCCTCCTTCGGCCACGACGCTTTCCTCAAGGAAACCGACCGCATCGACGCGCTGCTGGCCGGCGAGCTGTTCGGCGCCGCCGCGCGCCGCGCCTGA
- a CDS encoding O-succinylhomoserine (thiol)-lyase, with protein MSTDTQDSRAATRAVRAGIDRDTAFGAVTPPLVLSSNFSFAGFNDKRTYDYTRSGNPTRDLLGEALAELEGGAGGVITATGMGAVTLVLNALLQPGDVLVVPHDCYGGSWRLFNALAKKGAFELATCDLTDPRALAEVLARAPKLVWIETPSNPLLRITDLRFVIDAAHKAGALAVVDNTFLSPALQRPIADFGADAVVHSTTKYINGHSDVVGGAAVAKHASIHEQFAWWANALGLTGSPFDSFLTLRGLRTLDARLRVHQENAAAVAALLDGHAAVRAVHYPGLTSHPGHALAARQQHGFGAMLSVELDGGEAAVRAFVDGLRYFTLAESLGGVESLVAHPATMTHAAMSAEARAAAGISDGLLRLSVGIEHADDLVADLAAALERAQAACPGKRQDAK; from the coding sequence ATGAGCACTGACACCCAGGACAGCCGCGCCGCCACCCGCGCGGTGCGCGCCGGCATCGACCGCGACACCGCCTTCGGCGCGGTGACCCCGCCGCTGGTGCTGTCGAGCAACTTCAGCTTCGCCGGCTTCAACGACAAGCGCACCTACGACTACACCCGCAGCGGCAATCCCACCCGCGACCTGCTGGGCGAGGCGCTGGCCGAGCTGGAAGGCGGCGCCGGCGGCGTCATCACCGCCACCGGCATGGGCGCGGTGACGCTGGTGCTGAACGCGCTGCTGCAGCCGGGCGACGTGCTGGTGGTGCCGCACGATTGCTACGGCGGCAGCTGGCGGCTGTTCAACGCGCTGGCGAAGAAGGGCGCGTTCGAACTGGCGACCTGCGATCTCACCGATCCGCGCGCGCTGGCCGAGGTGCTGGCGCGCGCGCCGAAGCTGGTGTGGATCGAGACGCCATCCAATCCGCTGCTGCGCATCACCGACCTGCGCTTCGTGATCGACGCCGCGCACAAGGCCGGCGCGCTAGCGGTGGTGGACAACACCTTCCTGTCGCCGGCGCTGCAGCGGCCGATCGCCGATTTCGGCGCGGACGCGGTGGTGCATTCGACGACCAAGTACATCAACGGCCACAGCGACGTGGTCGGCGGCGCGGCGGTGGCGAAGCACGCCTCGATCCACGAGCAGTTCGCGTGGTGGGCCAACGCGCTGGGCCTGACCGGCTCGCCGTTCGACAGCTTCCTCACCCTGCGCGGCCTGCGCACGCTGGACGCGCGCCTGCGCGTGCACCAGGAGAACGCGGCGGCGGTGGCGGCATTGCTGGATGGCCATGCGGCGGTGCGCGCGGTGCATTATCCGGGGCTGACGTCGCATCCGGGCCACGCGCTGGCGGCGCGCCAGCAGCACGGCTTCGGCGCGATGCTGAGCGTCGAGCTGGACGGAGGCGAGGCGGCGGTGCGCGCCTTCGTCGACGGACTGCGCTACTTCACCCTGGCCGAATCGCTGGGCGGCGTGGAAAGCCTGGTCGCGCATCCGGCCACCATGACCCACGCGGCGATGAGCGCGGAAGCGCGCGCTGCGGCCGGCATTTCCGACGGGTTGCTGCGGCTGTCGGTGGGCATCGAGCACGCCGACGATCTGGTCGCCGACCTCGCCGCCGCGCTGGAGCGCGCGCAGGCCGCGTGTCCGGGCAAACGCCAGGACGCGAAGTGA